From the Argopecten irradians isolate NY chromosome 13, Ai_NY, whole genome shotgun sequence genome, one window contains:
- the LOC138306265 gene encoding zinc finger protein 227-like: MYELPSTHTGETPHKCDVCGKESKLECNLQKHLRTHTGENPYKCDVCGKMFGQPQHLHRHLRTHTGKKPCKCDVCGKESKLEGNLQKHLHTGEKRYKCDVCGKGFSRAYHLQIHLRTHTGEKPYKCDVCGKGFSTAQHMQIHLRTHTGEKPYKCDVCHKGFSELSSLKKHLRTHTGEKPYKCDVCGKGCSVLGNLYKHLRTHSGEKPYKCDVCHKGFSESSSLKKHLRTHTGEKPYKCDVCGKGFSTAQHLQKHHRTHTGEKPYKCDVCHKGFSESSSLEKHLRTHTGEKPYNCDICGKGFRVSSNLYKHLRTHTGEKPYKCDVCGKGFSVSSNLYTHLRTHTGEKPYKCDVCGKGFSTAQHLQTHLRTHTGEKPYKCDVCGKGFNQTQHLQRHIRTHTGEKPYKCDVCGKGFSVTQHLQKHLRTHTGEKPYKCDVSGKGFSETQSLQTHIRTHTGEEPYKCDVSGKGFSETQSLQTHTRTHTGVKLVKGPIYVTF; encoded by the coding sequence ATGTATGAGCTACCGAgtacacatacaggagagacacctcacaaatgtgatgtctgtggtaaggaaTCTAAGCTGGAATGTAACCTACAGaaacacctcaggacacatacaggagagaacccttacaaatgtgatgtctgtggtaaaaTGTTTGGTCAACCGCAACACCTACATAGACACTTAAGGACACATACAGGAAAGAAACCTtgcaaatgtgatgtctgtggtaaggaaTCTAAGCTGGAAGGTAATCTACAGAAACACctacatacaggagagaaacgttacaaatgtgatgtctgtggtaaggggtttagtcgGGCATATCACCTACAGATACACCTCAGGACACacacaggagagaaaccttacaaatgtgatgtctgtggtaaggggtttagtacGGCACAACACATGCAGATACACCTCAGGACACacacaggagagaaaccttacaaatgtgatgtttgtCATAAAGGGTTTAGTGAGTTAAGTTCCTTAAAGaaacacctcaggacacatacaggagagaaaccttacaaatgtgatgtctgtggtaaggggtgtAGTGTGTTAGGTAACCTATACAAACACCTCAGAACACATAgcggagagaaaccttacaaatgtgatgtctgtcaTAAGGGGTTTAGTGAGTCAAGTTCCCTAAAGaaacacctcaggacacatacaggagagaaaccttacaaatgtgatgtctgtggtaaaggGTTTAGTACTGCACAACACCTACAGAAACACCATAGGACACacacaggagagaaaccttacaaatgtgatgtctgtcaTAAGGGGTTTAGTGAGTCAAGTTCCCTGGAGAAACatctcaggacacatacaggagagaaaccttacaactGTGATATCTGTGGTAAGGGATTTAGAGTGTCAAGTAACCTATACaaacacctcaggacacatacaggagagaaaccttacaaatgtgatgtctgtggtaagggattTAGTGTGTCAAGTAACCTGTACacacacctcaggacacatacaggagagaaaccttacaaatgtgatgtctgtggtaaaggGTTTAGTACggcacaacacctacagacacacctcaggacacatacaggagagaaaccttacaaatgtgatgtctgtggtaaaggGTTTAATcagacacaacacctacagagacacatcaggacacatacaggagagaaaccttacaaatgtgatgtctgtggtaaaggGTTTAGtgtgacacaacacctacagaaacacctcaggacacatacaggagagaaaccttacaaatgtgatgtctctggtaaggggtttagtgagACACAAAGCCTACAGACACACATCAGGACACACACAGGAGAggaaccttacaaatgtgatgtctctggtaaggggtttagtgagACACAAAGCCTACAGACACACACCAGGACACACACAGGAGTTAAATTAGTTAAAGGCCCAATATACGtaactttttag